The following DNA comes from Papaver somniferum cultivar HN1 chromosome 4, ASM357369v1, whole genome shotgun sequence.
ATGAATCTCTACCGAAATCAGAGATCTATAATTCAATTAAAAACTCCCATAATTCTAAAGGCTAATTTTGGTAGTGGAAAAATTCCGGAAATTATAAATCGGTGAGAGTTTCGATTAACTCGTACAAAATTTGGACTAAATTGACTAGAGTGTCCAAAGCCCTCGCTACTGAAAAAAGggattaaacgtcaatttctacatgAAAAATCCACCAACCCCTCGCTAGTAGCAGCCTCCTCTCTCCATCTCCCTCACCAACTACTCAGTAATCCGGAGTCTACTGCAAAATCTTCAAATTCCTTCCTCTCTTAATGGAATCAACCAGTCTCTCTGTAAGatttctctatctctctcactCTAATCCACTcactttttctgatttttttttctggattttttttttgattttgtgatGAATTTTCAGTTATCAGGTATTGGAATGAATaacggaggaggaggaggaatggGAACAAATTCAACATTAATATGTGCTCCAATAATGGGGAAAACAATTGATGAGATGTTTATTGATATGGCTAAAGCTAAAGAAATTGGAGTTGATATTGTTGAGATTCGATTAGATTACTTATCCATTTTCCATCCTCGTAAAGATCTTCAAATCCTAATTCAAAATTGTACCATGTTGACTCTTTTCACATACAGGTACTACAGATTCTCTTCCTAATTTGTTTGAATGAGTTTAAAATTCTCCGTTTAGTTTAGTAACTTAAAATTCTGGGACAATGTATCCAGATTTTTTCAAACCAACAACAGCATTTCCATTCATCATCTGTTTGTGACACTAGCTAGCTTATTCGACTTTGAACTATCATTCTCCGGAACAAACAAACTATCCTTATCATGGCCACAGCAAGAGTCAAACATTGAAAATTTTCTGCACCACCCTAATAAAATTGAATTTTAAGTTAGAAGAACATCTGGCAGCCAGATATCCGCATACACATTTCCTCTACCCCTAGGCCATAGTAGTAGTAGCagcattttgtttttttttatcatatctgTCATCATCTGAATACAACACAACAATCTCTTTCAAATTAAGTAGACTTCCACTATCACTATATCTACGAATTCCTTTCGGCTGCAAAACTGATAGACCCTGATTAGCACAATTCCATAAACCACCAACTGCTGACACAAATTCAGCGTGCTGAGTATTCCGGTTCCAAATTGTGTGAATCAGAAGTAGATTCATTTACATGTTGCTGTAAACCAGAAATATCAAGGTTACTTTTCAATTTGTGTACTTTTTGTTGAGCTATTTGGGTTCGCTTCTGTAATTTTCTGGCtagtttcttcttttgattccaACTTTTGTAAATCTGTTTCTGTTAttctttggaaataaatttgatgatttagctaaaaaagaaaaatagtttaGTAACTGATATAATTGTGTTTTATGAAGACCCAAATGGGAAGGTGGTGAGTTTGAAGGTCATGATAGCATTCGGCTCGAGGCACTTAAATATGCCATGGAACTGGGAGCTGATTATATTGATGTTGAGCTTCAGGTTAGTAGCAATATTTTCTCTTACCATTGTGATGTACTGATGTTCATTCTGACTTACTAAATTGCAATATAATGGTTGATACTTTTTGTCTTGAAGGTTGCGCATGAGTTTATTAGTTCGTTAGATGAGAAGACGCGTGGAAAGTCTAAAATTATTGTTTCTTCTCATAACTATCATGCCACTCCTTCAGTTGAGGAAATAGGCGATCTTGTGGCCAGAATACAATCTACTGGTGCTGACATAGTGAAGATTGCAACAACTGCTGTGGATGTCACAGATGTTGCTCGCATGTTTCAAATTATAGTGCATTCCCAAGTAAGCCATGTAATTCCTTATatgctttattggaaaatcttttaTAATATAGCCAAGTGTGAAAAACTCTCTCACTGTCGTATATGTTTCTTCCCTCACTTAATATGAACTAATGAACTAATGATACACCACTTAATGTAGGTTCTATAGAAAATTTGCATGAACATGTGCTCTTACACTTAGGCAAATCTCCACATATCAGTAAATCTTACGCTTTTTATCGTTCTCAGTGTAGGTGACAACTACAAGATCCTATTAGTTATTCTTGCCATACTTTAGTATCTTCTTGAATGTTTTCACACTTGTTCTCACAGATTGATTGGAATTTCAGGTTCCATTTATAGGGTTGGTAATGACTGAAAGGGGTTTGATCTCACGGTTACTTTGTCCTAAATATGGTGGATATCTCACTTTTGGTACTCTTGAAGAGGGAGTAGTATCAGCTCCTGGGCAACCAACAATCAAGGATTTGTTGGATAAATACAACCTCAGACACATAGGTCCTGATACAAAAGTATTTGGAATTATCGGGAAGCCTGTGGGTCATAGCAAAAGCCCTCTTTTGTTTAATAAAGCCTTTAAGTCTGTTGGTTTTAATGGAGTTTATGTGCCCTTTCTGGTGGATGACCTTGCAAAGTTTTTGGCTACATATGCATCTGCTGATTTTGCTGGATTCAGTTGTACGATtccacacaaggaagccgcactTCAATGCTGTGATGAGGTCGATCCAATTGCCAAGTTAATAGGAGCTGTTAATACCATTGTCAGGAGACCAAGTGATGGGAAGTTAATTGGTTACAACACGGACTATATTGGTGCTATTTCTGCCATAGAAGATGGGATGAGAGGTTCAAATAAAATTTACCAGGGAACTGGTTCACCCTTAGCAGGCAAATTGTTTGTAGTCATTGGAGCAGGTGGTGCAGGTAAGGCCCTTGCTTATGGTGCAAAGGAAAAGGGAGCAAGAGTTGTGATAGCCAACCGCACTTATGAGCGAGCCAGAGAACTAGCAGATTTGGTCGGAGGAGAAGCAGTTACTCTTGCTCAATTGGAAACTTTCCGTCCAGAGGATGGAATGATTCTTGCAAATACGACATCGATAGGGATGCAGCCGAAAATTGAAGAAACACCCATACCAAAGCATGCCCTAGGTGCTTATGCACTGGTTTTTGATGCCGTTTACACACCAAAAGTGACAAGACTCTTGCTGGAAGCAGAAGAATCCGGAGCGACAGTAGTTACTGGGGTAGAGATGTTCATCGGGCAGGCATATGAACAATATGAAAGGTTCACTGGTTTGCCAGGTGAATTTCCAATCTCCACTCGTTCTTTTGTTTGTCTCCTCTTTCCTATTTAACTTTGTCCTAACACTTGCATTATCCTTCTTTCTGCAGCGCCTAAGGAACTCTTTAGGGAAACCATGTCTAAACTGTAATTAGCATGGTGATGATTGTTCTCGAGTTCTAATGTAATTGAAAACCGAAGGTATTTATCAAGCCCCTTATTTTTTCCGAGATCTTGACTGCCTTTTGCTTGGTGGTTTGTGTTGTTGGAAAGGAAAATCATTCTAATAGCTAAGAAACAAGGGAAAAAACATTCAACTCCCTTATTAAAAACATCAATGTGTTGTTACTTGGTTGGTCCGTCAATGTTGTTTCATTACAAAACGTCCAGCTTCACGATTTTGTATTTGATTGGGCGAATATGTTTAGAGAGCAAGTCTATTGTAAGCTTTTGTTTTTGTAATATCGAATAAGTTCTGGAAGCTTTTGTATTTGACTGGGCAAATTTGCTGGAAGCTTTGGTAGTGAGTCAGAGATGTAATATTTAAAAAGTTCTGAATTTTGCTAAATGTCATGGGCATTGAAAGAGTTGTGGTTGTAAAATGAATGAAGTAAAAATTCTTCCCATTCTGTTTGATTACAGGGTATGTACTGATAAACTTCTCTTCTCTGTGTCTGCATTTAAGGGGGTGGTTGGGTTGTGGTTTGAATAGGTGGTAGGTAATGAATTAGAATTTTGAAAAATGTTGAAATCTTGACCTTGCGACTTTCCTGTTTTTTCTTAGCAATTTCCTGGTAGTAAGACCGGAACGTAGACGATTCCTAGGTTGCGACTTGTTCTTATATATTTAAACATAtatagaagaagagaagaaaataacCCTTCCCACCTTGACTGAAACCGTGACTGTTCAGTAGTGAGGTAAATCATGACGCATTTTGCGGGGATTTTCAATTGAGTGCGAATCAAATTTCCCAGAACATCATGGGTATCGAATTATCTTGTAGGGCAAAAAGGGGTGCTCTTTCTTAGATTGAATGATAGCTGGTTGActtagattattattattattattatttttagattGCAAATGCCAGGTTGGGTAGATCTTCTTTTAAAATATTGAAAAATTAATCAACGCATTTTGGACAGTTTATTTTCTCAGCAATTCGGTATATTTTCGTTTCTCTGTTCAAAGGTGAAAAATGTGTGCCGGTGGCTGCACCACTCCAAAGTAAAAAAAAGAATGATGATAGCATGGGCTGCTGCACtccaaaaataaaatagtaaaaaaaaaaaatgatgaaacaaaCTCTGGTTTGGACTGCTGGAAATCCAAAGTAAAAAAGAAGATGATGTGAACTTAGCCAGCAATCTAGTGGTTGCTAGACAGCAGAAATGACTGACCACCGAAATAATGTCAATGTTGACTTGATATCCAAATCTTTTGCTTGTAAATTACTCCTCCGTGTGATAGATTCGCCGAGTCAGAGATTTGGACCTCCTAGTCCTAGTCCTAGTCCTGGAAATGTTTACCtataaatatataaattttgTCTCATACACGTGAACGGAAAAAAAGAACGTTAGTTAATTCCAAAGCGCTGCTGGCCCAAAATTCAAACTTAAACAAGTCAATAAAAAAACAGTTCAATTTTTTCATCTCTTTAAAGTAGAAGAATAATACTAGTTTCTTTGGTAAAGCAGATATCGAGAATTCTTCATCCACCTgcgaatggatattgaacaaggTAATCACCCTCATCAAGTTCATACTCTTCCTCATATCATAATATTTGATCATTTCTGATACTTGAATCTCTgattcttgttgttgttggtgttgtaaGTGCAGTCATTGAGTTTTTAGCTCATGTTCCGTTGCTACAGCGGCTACCGGGTTCATCTTTTGCTAAGATCGCAGAAATAGCACAGTTCAAACATTACAGTGAGTCTTTagatttgtttctttttcttcctttctaATTTTTGATTgggtttattgttgtatctgaaTTGTTGTTAATCTGAAATGTAGACCGGGGCGAGTTCATCGTTAGGGTGGGAGACGCCGGAGATGGAATTTACTTCATTTGGGAAGGGGTGGTAAGAGAAATGAAATTTGATGTTaatatttttcgttttttttcttctattagaAATGAAATTGTTATAAACTTGATTGTTGATTAAAACTTGGGCAGGCTGAGGTTCAAGGATCTATCAACGATAGCGAAGAATTTCACGAAGATCGCTCCGAATTTCAATTGAAACGGCACGATTGTTTTGGCCACGGTGAGAAATCGAAATTTCATTCTTCTTTTAGGAAGACAAAACAACATTACATCAAGCGGTTTTGTGGGTCAGATACAAAAAGTAGTTCTGAAATTTTCCCAATTGAATTACCTCTGTGCATTAGCATTGTTCCCagcttttaacttttttttttttttggaaagaaatAGCTTTAACTGTTGAAAGCATTTGTATTGCATTATCACCAAGGGATAACACTCATGCTAACTTTATTTTTATAGGGACGGACACATCCTACCACCAGGCTGCTGTAGTTGCTTTAGATAAGGTAATTGTTCGGCAATTTGAATGTATACTGTTCGTCCCGTTACCAGACACCTTCCAGTATTGTCTCAAGTGGATCACTGATGCATTGTTGATTATTACAGGTTACCTGCTTGGTGTTGCCCAATGAGTATAGTACGTTGCTTGAGCCATTGTCAATCTGGAGTGCCACTGAAACTGAAGAGAACTCCATGATAGAACGCATACTGCAGTTGGACCCAGTTGAAGTAAATTTATTCCGTGGATTTACACCGCCTGATGCGCCACAGTATGCAAAGTGTTACGGAGGCCAGATCATTGCACAGGTATGATTTACTTCCTTGGACATGTCAGAAACTCACAGTTGGGCAAATAAATGCTTATTGTTCTTAGCGCTGTTTAAGTACGTGTACGTTCTATAACTTTCTACCTAATGAAATGCAAATGGTAGTCCCTTCAATTTTGGAATTGCATCTGACTGCGTAAATGATCTTGTTACTCTCATGTATTCATAATGCATTAAGTGTTTTTATATCCCTGACTTTTGGTACCGGGGTCTCTATTTGTAGGCATTGGCTGCAGCAGCAAAGACCGTTGATCATTTTAAACTTGTTCATAGTTTGCACAGTTATTTCCTGGTTGGCGGGGATCAAAACAGTAAGTCTAGTTCCCATCTGTTCCACCCAATTTTTCTCTATTCGTTCAGTGTCTTTTAAATTTTCTGAAAGTTGTTCATGTCGCTAATCTACTTGATGTTAAATGCTGGTTTTAAGCATCACTGGCTGTTTAGATGTTGGCGATCTATCTCTCTTTTATGGTGTCAAAACTTCAAATCTACACTTATCTAACCATCCCATGTACATTGTCAGTGCCAATTTTATATCAGGTTCGTCGTTTACGTGATGGAAATAGCTTCGCAACTCGAAGTGTAGATGCCACACAAAATGGGAAAATTATTTTCACATTGACTGCTTCATTTCAAGTGAGTACTGTCTTGGTCGTGTAATTTCGTCCTATTTATGGTTGGGTGTTCCTAAAATGTTTTAAGATCTAAATAATCAACGGCCAAAATCTGTTTTGCAGAAGGAAGAAAGTGGGTTTGAACACCAGGATATAAAAATGCCATGTGTTCCTGCTCCAGAAACGGTAATTGAACTTCAATTTTCTGCTTAATGTTCCGAAGACTCTTAATAGACTCGTCGTAGATGATTGACATCCAGTATTTTGGTGCAGCTTCTAAGGAAGGAAGAGCTGAGGGATAGACAACTTTTTGATCCTCGCCTTCCCAAGAATTATAGAAACAAGGCGGCTGGCAGAAAGTACATGAATATGCCAGTGGATATGAGGTTTTGTGAGCCACATACCTacacacaccaaataaaaaatccatCAAGGTCAGATATTTTTATTTCCTATAACGATACTGCTAGTCGCAAAAATTATAGcctggatttttatttttaaccGTACACatcctttgttttgttttctgaaATAAGCTGAATTATTGCAGTACAATGTTTTGGTTTAAAGCATGGGGGAAACTTTCAGATGATCCAGCTTTGCATCGGTGAGTTGATACAACTTAGTGACCTTATGATATGACAGCTTACAACTTAGCAACCTTATGAGCCAACAGTTCTTTCATGCACTATTTCTTCATGCACTTCTAATATGCAAAAGATATCATGATTCTTTGAATTGCAGATGTGTGGTAACATATATTTCGGATTATATCAGTCTTACAGTAAGCTTAAATCCACATCGTAAAAGGGGTTTGAAGCCAATACTACTCAGTTTGGATCATTCGTGAGTCTCTTTATTTTTCCTCCATTTATTCAGGTTTCATATGATAAATATTTGGCAATGTAACAATTCCTTCTTCTGCTTCCTTTGCGCAGGGTGTGGTTTCACAGGCCATTTAGAGCTGACGATTGGATTTTAGCTGTGGTAAGCATATATAAAACTTCAGAGACATTCTTGTTCTTCAGTATATGGGGATCATTAACATTTGTGATTTTAACAGATTGATGGCCCATCTGCCAGTGGTGGCCGTGGATTCAGCCAAGGTCGTATGTTCAACAGGCAAGGAGAGGTAAATTGACTTGCTAATACTATATTCTACTGTATATTTCAGAATTAGCACGCGATGGATTACGTCCTCTGATCACTGATTCAGTTGACATTGTGCAGAAATGAAAACGTTAAATGACTCTTAATTTATGATCTACAGCTTATTGTGACATTGATTCAAGAGGGTGTAATCAGGGCAGCAAAACCACGACCTCCAGTAGCCAAATCAAATTTGTAAATTGAATTTCTTATATGAAGGTAAGCAACATTTTTTTTCACACTTCAACTAAGCTTTGTTAAGTCCCGGGAGTCCCACGGTTTCGGCCGCTAATGTAGCTTTATCATCTGACATTCTACACTGCGCCAAACCAGTGGGTGAAAAATGAAGTCCCAGATTCTCCTTTGCTATTAAGCAGTTGTAATCTGAACAAAAGACCCCCCCTTGTTAGTGGTGGGATTTTTTGTTCCTGAAACCCAATTTGGACACCAAAATGCAGAATTTTAATTACTGTTTTTTCTTGCTCTGCGA
Coding sequences within:
- the LOC113274566 gene encoding bifunctional 3-dehydroquinate dehydratase/shikimate dehydrogenase, chloroplastic-like isoform X1 yields the protein MESTSLSLSGIGMNNGGGGGMGTNSTLICAPIMGKTIDEMFIDMAKAKEIGVDIVEIRLDYLSIFHPRKDLQILIQNCTMLTLFTYRPKWEGGEFEGHDSIRLEALKYAMELGADYIDVELQVAHEFISSLDEKTRGKSKIIVSSHNYHATPSVEEIGDLVARIQSTGADIVKIATTAVDVTDVARMFQIIVHSQVSHVPFIGLVMTERGLISRLLCPKYGGYLTFGTLEEGVVSAPGQPTIKDLLDKYNLRHIGPDTKVFGIIGKPVGHSKSPLLFNKAFKSVGFNGVYVPFLVDDLAKFLATYASADFAGFSCTIPHKEAALQCCDEVDPIAKLIGAVNTIVRRPSDGKLIGYNTDYIGAISAIEDGMRGSNKIYQGTGSPLAGKLFVVIGAGGAGKALAYGAKEKGARVVIANRTYERARELADLVGGEAVTLAQLETFRPEDGMILANTTSIGMQPKIEETPIPKHALGAYALVFDAVYTPKVTRLLLEAEESGATVVTGVEMFIGQAYEQYERFTGLPAPKELFRETMSKL
- the LOC113274566 gene encoding bifunctional 3-dehydroquinate dehydratase/shikimate dehydrogenase, chloroplastic-like isoform X2, producing the protein MESTSLSLSGIGMNNGGGGGMGTNSTLICAPIMGKTIDEMFIDMAKAKEIGVDIVEIRLDYLSIFHPRKDLQILIQNCTMLTLFTYRPKWEGGEFEGHDSIRLEALKYAMELGADYIDVELQVAHEFISSLDEKTRGKSKIIVSSHNYHATPSVEEIGDLVARIQSTGADIVKIATTAVDVTDVARMFQIIVHSQVPFIGLVMTERGLISRLLCPKYGGYLTFGTLEEGVVSAPGQPTIKDLLDKYNLRHIGPDTKVFGIIGKPVGHSKSPLLFNKAFKSVGFNGVYVPFLVDDLAKFLATYASADFAGFSCTIPHKEAALQCCDEVDPIAKLIGAVNTIVRRPSDGKLIGYNTDYIGAISAIEDGMRGSNKIYQGTGSPLAGKLFVVIGAGGAGKALAYGAKEKGARVVIANRTYERARELADLVGGEAVTLAQLETFRPEDGMILANTTSIGMQPKIEETPIPKHALGAYALVFDAVYTPKVTRLLLEAEESGATVVTGVEMFIGQAYEQYERFTGLPAPKELFRETMSKL
- the LOC113274566 gene encoding bifunctional 3-dehydroquinate dehydratase/shikimate dehydrogenase, chloroplastic-like isoform X3, whose protein sequence is MNNGGGGGMGTNSTLICAPIMGKTIDEMFIDMAKAKEIGVDIVEIRLDYLSIFHPRKDLQILIQNCTMLTLFTYRPKWEGGEFEGHDSIRLEALKYAMELGADYIDVELQVAHEFISSLDEKTRGKSKIIVSSHNYHATPSVEEIGDLVARIQSTGADIVKIATTAVDVTDVARMFQIIVHSQVSHVPFIGLVMTERGLISRLLCPKYGGYLTFGTLEEGVVSAPGQPTIKDLLDKYNLRHIGPDTKVFGIIGKPVGHSKSPLLFNKAFKSVGFNGVYVPFLVDDLAKFLATYASADFAGFSCTIPHKEAALQCCDEVDPIAKLIGAVNTIVRRPSDGKLIGYNTDYIGAISAIEDGMRGSNKIYQGTGSPLAGKLFVVIGAGGAGKALAYGAKEKGARVVIANRTYERARELADLVGGEAVTLAQLETFRPEDGMILANTTSIGMQPKIEETPIPKHALGAYALVFDAVYTPKVTRLLLEAEESGATVVTGVEMFIGQAYEQYERFTGLPAPKELFRETMSKL
- the LOC113273414 gene encoding acyl-coenzyme A thioesterase 8-like, producing MDIEQVIEFLAHVPLLQRLPGSSFAKIAEIAQFKHYNRGEFIVRVGDAGDGIYFIWEGVAEVQGSINDSEEFHEDRSEFQLKRHDCFGHGTDTSYHQAAVVALDKVTCLVLPNEYSTLLEPLSIWSATETEENSMIERILQLDPVEVNLFRGFTPPDAPQYAKCYGGQIIAQALAAAAKTVDHFKLVHSLHSYFLVGGDQNMPILYQVRRLRDGNSFATRSVDATQNGKIIFTLTASFQKEESGFEHQDIKMPCVPAPETLLRKEELRDRQLFDPRLPKNYRNKAAGRKYMNMPVDMRFCEPHTYTHQIKNPSSTMFWFKAWGKLSDDPALHRCVVTYISDYISLTVSLNPHRKRGLKPILLSLDHSVWFHRPFRADDWILAVIDGPSASGGRGFSQGRMFNRQGELIVTLIQEGVIRAAKPRPPVAKSNL